A genomic region of Exiguobacterium oxidotolerans JCM 12280 contains the following coding sequences:
- a CDS encoding GGDEF domain-containing protein produces the protein MRQKLIYILIIAWIVSHFSWLGIVGTSSDLARIGNSLFTTGGAVLSSAMLLLAIYKHPTRSFTQRLFFLLLLGNIALIAGEVGQLVLQIQRAERLGPFDWIDFVFSLQIIFYLIAFCYFLFNRRTQINLRFFLFDELIILIVAGSISWHYMITPYLENATGFDLETLLLIRYPLGDLLLLGGMIILFFGVMKRGNSKSLLLVLLGFHLQLLADLLYVVLYRADFPVSAMWLDPVWLATTLTVGGAAILFDADERSLDFMLNRRVLDWVRLVTPYIFLLILFITMARQAVTFNGLTIGLMIATPLLISRQIRIVMDNQRLRENLEAKVDQRTADLERALEEMEHMAYHDALTNLPNRYLFARLFKEELRRAEIHERLAALYFIDVDHFKQINDTYGHQIGDQLIIDIASRLEKKLPHNTVISRQGGDEFVVLLFDVKETNVIEECGQVLVQLFERPFILQETPVFMTASIGCAIYPTHATSRTTLIEQADVAMYEAKRRGKNQFYLQAD, from the coding sequence GTGAGACAAAAATTAATTTATATTTTGATAATTGCTTGGATTGTGAGTCATTTTAGCTGGTTAGGTATCGTAGGAACGTCCTCCGATCTCGCACGAATCGGTAATAGTCTATTTACGACGGGTGGTGCCGTTTTATCGTCTGCAATGCTCCTACTGGCGATTTATAAACATCCCACTCGTTCCTTTACGCAACGACTTTTTTTCTTATTGCTCTTAGGAAATATCGCTCTGATTGCCGGTGAAGTAGGTCAATTGGTTTTGCAAATTCAGCGGGCTGAACGCCTTGGACCATTCGACTGGATTGATTTTGTCTTCAGCTTGCAAATCATCTTTTATTTGATTGCGTTTTGTTACTTTTTATTCAACCGCCGTACGCAAATCAATCTGCGATTTTTCTTATTCGATGAATTGATTATTTTGATTGTTGCAGGATCGATATCTTGGCACTATATGATTACACCCTATTTAGAAAATGCGACCGGATTTGACTTAGAAACTTTACTTTTGATTCGTTATCCGCTAGGTGATTTGTTACTCCTAGGAGGAATGATCATCTTATTCTTTGGCGTGATGAAACGAGGCAACAGTAAATCGTTGTTGCTCGTCTTATTAGGTTTTCACTTACAACTATTAGCTGACCTCTTGTATGTCGTCTTATACCGGGCGGACTTCCCGGTGTCTGCGATGTGGCTTGATCCGGTTTGGCTTGCGACGACATTGACAGTAGGGGGAGCCGCGATTTTATTTGATGCAGATGAGCGGTCCCTCGATTTCATGCTAAATCGTCGCGTGCTGGATTGGGTACGTTTAGTGACGCCTTATATTTTCTTGTTGATTTTATTTATCACAATGGCGCGCCAAGCCGTCACCTTTAACGGCTTGACCATCGGACTGATGATTGCGACACCGTTGTTGATTTCGCGACAAATTCGTATTGTCATGGACAATCAACGCCTTCGGGAAAACTTGGAGGCGAAAGTCGACCAGCGGACGGCGGACTTGGAGCGAGCGCTCGAAGAAATGGAGCACATGGCTTATCACGACGCATTGACGAATTTGCCGAACCGGTATTTGTTTGCCCGTCTCTTTAAAGAAGAGCTGCGTCGCGCAGAAATACATGAACGCTTAGCCGCCTTGTATTTTATTGATGTGGATCACTTCAAACAAATCAATGACACGTATGGTCACCAAATCGGCGATCAACTCATCATTGATATTGCCAGCCGTCTTGAGAAAAAATTACCACACAACACCGTCATTTCCCGTCAAGGGGGCGATGAATTCGTTGTCCTTTTATTTGACGTGAAAGAAACGAACGTGATTGAAGAGTGTGGACAAGTACTCGTACAATTGTTTGAACGACCCTTTATTCTTCAAGAGACCCCGGTCTTCATGACAGCGAGCATCGGGTGTGCGATCTATCCGACGCATGCGACGTCACGGACGACGTTGATCGAACAAGCGGATGTTGCGATGTATGAAGCAAAGCGGCGTGGGAAAAACCAGTTCTATCTACAAGCTGATTAA
- a CDS encoding ROK family transcriptional regulator, translated as MTKETPRNSKWMRSYNRALVLRLIRMHQPISRVELAQRTNLTKPTVSNIVSELIADGLVTERELGVSNGGRKPIMLELVATEQYVIGIDATSHRFIGVIADLSGNTIHEVESLGQFDTNDDMIDAVSQLCGELIEATKGVGTIHGIGISVHGMVNPETGVILFAPRFHLHDVELKTHLEERFPYPVFIENDVRALASFELLFGEGVGVDQFFYLYAGEGIGGAYVLGGKLIDGENHITGEVGHMRLDLDGPICSCGNRGCLEALAGEKSLLRDFEVIDPQVQTLTELRSRLASGDEQAIRAYHRAGEYIGIGVLNTIHLLNPKRILLGGPMFERAPGIVEQIKERVAHTALTTASRHTDVKMVPWSEKQGALSAAALATNSVFQTI; from the coding sequence ATGACGAAAGAGACACCACGTAATTCAAAATGGATGCGCTCCTACAATCGGGCACTTGTGTTACGCCTGATTCGAATGCATCAGCCGATTTCGAGAGTCGAACTTGCCCAGCGGACAAATTTGACGAAGCCGACGGTCTCGAACATCGTCAGTGAGTTGATTGCCGATGGTCTCGTGACGGAACGGGAACTCGGAGTTTCGAATGGGGGACGCAAACCAATCATGCTTGAATTGGTTGCGACGGAACAATATGTCATTGGAATCGATGCGACGAGTCATCGTTTCATCGGTGTCATCGCCGACTTGAGTGGAAATACGATCCATGAAGTCGAATCACTCGGACAGTTTGATACGAATGACGATATGATTGATGCCGTCAGTCAACTGTGTGGAGAACTGATTGAAGCGACAAAAGGTGTCGGGACGATTCATGGCATCGGGATTTCTGTCCACGGGATGGTCAATCCGGAAACAGGTGTCATTTTATTCGCACCTCGGTTCCATCTCCATGATGTTGAATTAAAAACACATTTAGAAGAACGCTTTCCCTATCCCGTCTTCATTGAGAATGATGTCCGGGCACTCGCCTCGTTTGAACTGTTATTTGGTGAGGGCGTCGGTGTCGATCAATTCTTCTATCTCTACGCGGGAGAAGGGATTGGTGGGGCATACGTTCTCGGTGGGAAGCTGATTGATGGAGAAAACCATATCACCGGTGAAGTCGGGCATATGCGTCTTGATTTAGATGGACCCATTTGCTCCTGCGGGAACCGGGGATGCCTCGAGGCATTGGCAGGCGAAAAGTCACTGTTGCGCGATTTTGAAGTCATTGATCCACAAGTACAGACACTAACAGAACTTCGAAGTCGTCTAGCATCAGGGGATGAACAAGCAATCCGTGCGTATCACCGGGCAGGTGAATATATCGGAATCGGGGTATTGAATACGATTCACTTGTTGAACCCGAAACGGATTTTACTAGGCGGCCCGATGTTTGAACGCGCACCGGGCATCGTCGAGCAGATTAAAGAACGGGTCGCGCATACGGCACTGACAACAGCTTCGCGTCATACGGACGTGAAAATGGTTCCGTGGAGTGAAAAGCAAGGTGCACTCAGTGCAGCTGCCTTAGCGACAAATAGTGTCTTTCAAACGATTTAA
- a CDS encoding MarR family winged helix-turn-helix transcriptional regulator: MKDNLREAVLLFEEVMIHGTERVLKSVESPVWRLYSPEQLHLLKIVGKYGPIASGRIAVMQGVHKSAISNRLKKLNEKGLVEVERAEDDHRTKQIILTQAGHDVVEESNQAIYLYLEQLIDGKVEDDEIQQFIETFKKVKSILKIED; the protein is encoded by the coding sequence ATGAAAGACAATCTTCGGGAAGCCGTCCTTCTGTTTGAGGAAGTCATGATTCATGGGACGGAACGCGTATTAAAGTCCGTTGAATCTCCCGTGTGGCGTTTGTATTCTCCAGAGCAACTTCATTTATTGAAAATCGTCGGTAAGTACGGACCGATTGCTTCAGGACGAATCGCCGTCATGCAAGGTGTCCATAAAAGCGCGATTTCAAACCGTCTGAAAAAGTTGAATGAAAAAGGACTCGTTGAAGTCGAACGGGCGGAAGATGATCATCGGACAAAACAAATCATTTTGACGCAAGCAGGACACGATGTCGTCGAGGAATCGAACCAGGCAATCTATCTCTATTTGGAACAATTGATTGACGGTAAGGTCGAGGACGATGAAATTCAACAGTTTATCGAAACGTTTAAAAAGGTCAAATCGATTTTAAAGATTGAAGATTAA
- a CDS encoding MMPL family transporter: MRQIVKWRWPIVIVLLIATVGLFLAAPNLSKQAEDAGAIQLASDADSQRAADILQAAGASEETISLVIPLKDKVSASDRTDIGQIVTDLEKLDKPVTGVLNPFESEETEGQLVSKDKKTVLVPITVDGSQEEITALAEKIRADVLPNDRTIYLTGESLINADVNKSSQEGLKRTELITVGLIFGLLLIVFRSIVTPFVPLLAVGVTYLMSQSFVAFFVDWFGFPVSNFTQIFLVAILFGIGTDYCILLLSRYKEELTAGHDVETAIVNTYKTAGRTLLISGIAVLVGFSAIGFADFPIFKSSVAVAVGIAVLLLVLFTLVPFFMATLKEKLFWPSKSAASHRDSKLWARYGGLSIRRPLLAMAIVAVITVPTLFTYDDDLSFNTVDEIGEKYETVKGLNAISDGFGAGESLPVNVILKDDKDIVTEETLPYAEQLSRELVKLDGVKSVRSISRPTGEVIPDLYVDRQLAQIADGVKDANAGLGEVSQGLEEVEKNLQSISGQLPAGDEATAGATQLQQAADGLGQINQQLGAVGQGLQTTQNIPQAVGTLSALSEQLTQIETGIAQAATGIEQQGAQAGQLGGGLTQLADGVGSANDGLQKIEDGLTDVADILTEMGDSKTIRGTGMFIPKETLTNKEFEPVIERYAIDDETGLKFEVILNDDPYSPKAIETVAAIKKTTASTLKDTPLEEAKVAYGGISSINSDLNDTSKADFSRTVAIMIVSLFIVLAIMFRSFIMPLFMIGSLLLTYYTSVSIAELIFVNGLGYDGISWAVPFFGFVMLVALGIDYSIFLLDRFREETINGLETKEAMYISMKKMGSVIITAAIILAGTFGAMMPSGVLSLVQIATIVITGLLLYGLIVLPLLIPAITVSFGSGVWWPFRQKENKK, from the coding sequence ATGCGACAAATCGTCAAGTGGCGCTGGCCAATCGTAATCGTCTTGTTGATTGCGACAGTCGGTCTATTTTTAGCGGCACCGAACTTATCGAAACAAGCAGAAGATGCGGGAGCGATTCAACTCGCAAGTGATGCAGACTCGCAGCGCGCAGCAGATATTTTACAGGCAGCTGGTGCAAGCGAAGAAACCATTTCGCTCGTCATCCCGTTAAAGGACAAGGTCTCAGCGTCTGACCGCACTGACATCGGTCAAATCGTGACGGATTTAGAAAAACTCGACAAACCTGTGACCGGTGTCCTTAATCCGTTTGAAAGTGAGGAAACGGAAGGACAACTCGTCTCAAAAGATAAAAAAACAGTGCTCGTTCCAATTACAGTGGACGGGTCGCAAGAAGAAATTACAGCGCTCGCGGAAAAAATCCGGGCGGATGTCCTTCCGAACGACCGGACGATTTATCTGACAGGTGAATCGCTGATTAATGCGGACGTCAACAAAAGTTCGCAAGAAGGACTGAAACGGACGGAGTTAATTACTGTCGGTTTGATTTTTGGTTTATTGCTCATCGTTTTCCGTTCGATCGTCACACCGTTCGTTCCACTGCTTGCAGTCGGCGTAACCTACCTGATGAGCCAATCGTTTGTGGCGTTTTTTGTTGATTGGTTCGGTTTCCCGGTCTCGAACTTCACACAAATCTTCCTCGTCGCGATTTTATTCGGGATTGGGACAGATTACTGTATCTTACTGTTAAGCCGCTACAAAGAAGAACTGACAGCTGGACATGACGTCGAAACGGCAATCGTCAACACGTATAAAACAGCGGGTCGGACATTGCTGATCAGTGGGATTGCCGTTCTCGTCGGTTTCTCGGCAATCGGATTCGCAGATTTCCCGATCTTTAAATCATCGGTTGCAGTCGCAGTCGGGATTGCCGTCTTACTGCTCGTCCTGTTTACACTCGTTCCATTCTTCATGGCGACGCTAAAAGAAAAATTATTCTGGCCGTCGAAAAGTGCCGCGAGTCACCGTGATAGTAAGTTATGGGCACGTTACGGCGGATTATCGATTCGCCGTCCATTGCTCGCGATGGCAATCGTCGCTGTCATTACAGTCCCGACGCTCTTTACGTATGATGACGATCTTTCATTCAATACAGTCGATGAGATTGGAGAAAAATACGAAACCGTCAAAGGGTTAAATGCGATTTCAGACGGATTTGGTGCGGGAGAATCGCTCCCCGTCAACGTCATCTTAAAGGACGATAAAGACATCGTGACAGAAGAAACGCTCCCTTACGCGGAGCAGTTAAGTCGTGAGCTCGTCAAATTGGATGGTGTCAAATCCGTTCGGTCGATTTCAAGACCAACGGGTGAGGTCATCCCCGATTTATACGTCGACCGCCAACTCGCGCAAATTGCAGATGGAGTCAAAGATGCCAATGCGGGTCTTGGTGAAGTCAGTCAAGGTCTAGAGGAAGTCGAAAAAAACCTTCAATCGATCAGTGGACAGCTTCCGGCTGGAGACGAAGCGACGGCTGGGGCAACACAATTGCAACAGGCAGCAGATGGTCTCGGTCAAATCAATCAACAGCTCGGCGCTGTCGGTCAAGGACTGCAAACGACACAAAACATACCGCAAGCGGTCGGGACGTTGTCCGCTTTATCGGAACAATTGACGCAAATTGAAACCGGGATTGCGCAAGCGGCGACAGGAATTGAACAACAAGGTGCACAAGCTGGACAGCTCGGTGGTGGCTTGACGCAACTTGCGGACGGTGTCGGTTCGGCAAATGACGGTCTTCAAAAAATCGAAGACGGTTTAACGGATGTAGCGGATATTCTGACTGAGATGGGCGATTCGAAAACGATTCGCGGGACCGGAATGTTTATTCCGAAAGAGACGTTAACGAATAAAGAGTTTGAACCGGTCATCGAACGATATGCAATTGATGACGAAACAGGATTGAAGTTTGAAGTCATCTTAAACGACGATCCCTATTCGCCAAAAGCGATCGAAACAGTCGCGGCGATTAAAAAAACGACTGCGAGTACGTTAAAAGATACGCCACTCGAAGAGGCGAAAGTGGCTTACGGTGGTATTTCAAGCATCAACAGTGACTTAAATGATACGTCAAAAGCGGACTTTTCGCGGACGGTCGCGATTATGATCGTGAGTCTGTTCATCGTCCTCGCAATCATGTTCCGTTCGTTCATCATGCCGCTGTTCATGATTGGTTCATTGTTACTGACGTACTATACGTCGGTCTCGATTGCAGAGTTGATTTTCGTCAACGGACTTGGGTATGACGGGATCAGTTGGGCGGTTCCGTTCTTCGGTTTCGTCATGCTCGTTGCACTTGGCATCGACTATTCAATCTTCCTCCTAGATCGCTTCCGTGAAGAAACGATCAACGGACTTGAGACGAAAGAAGCGATGTACATCTCGATGAAAAAAATGGGATCGGTCATCATTACGGCAGCAATCATTCTCGCCGGTACGTTCGGTGCGATGATGCCATCCGGTGTCCTCAGTCTCGTTCAAATCGCGACGATTGTCATCACGGGTCTTCTCTTGTATGGATTGATTGTCTTACCGCTCTTGATCCCAGCGATTACGGTTTCGTTCGGTTCAGGTGTCTGGTGGCCTTTCCGTCAAAAAGAAAATAAGAAGTAA
- a CDS encoding universal stress protein: MDSHYHTILVAVDGSKTPDLAFDKAVQFAKIDHAKLVITHVIDIQTFANVRANQRFIDQNVTEYAQELLERYEKQAHEAGVDAVELVIETGSPKTLIPKVIAPRVGAGLIVCGAVGMNAMERIMIGSVSENIARYAKCDIYIVRPKTLN; encoded by the coding sequence ATGGACAGCCACTACCATACAATTCTAGTCGCAGTAGACGGATCAAAGACGCCAGACTTGGCATTTGATAAAGCGGTCCAGTTTGCAAAAATTGATCATGCAAAGCTCGTCATCACACATGTCATCGACATTCAGACGTTCGCAAATGTCCGTGCCAACCAACGTTTCATTGACCAAAACGTGACAGAGTATGCACAAGAATTACTTGAACGATACGAAAAACAGGCACATGAAGCCGGGGTGGATGCAGTCGAGCTCGTCATCGAGACAGGGTCACCGAAGACGCTGATCCCGAAAGTGATTGCACCGCGTGTCGGGGCGGGACTGATTGTCTGTGGGGCTGTCGGCATGAACGCGATGGAACGGATCATGATTGGGAGTGTGTCTGAAAACATTGCCCGTTATGCGAAATGCGACATTTACATCGTCCGTCCAAAAACGTTAAATTAA
- a CDS encoding FusB/FusC family EF-G-binding protein: MQPFIKPHQYNFIRNQIELLLQQLTTVNDPDVRDAVLYSATTKIFDIIPVLSPEQEELLMTIRNQASEQQLFTYLDQIEPFVEPFPAITVAEIQALFPKTKKLHLPPLDTIDFSATTYLSWNDTSNKRKFFVYPLDGTWIGLESSYLPNIQHGICSLCKTNNEVALVSVRTNKSADHYRAVGNYLCIDSDQCNASITAISDLEKFLANAK, translated from the coding sequence ATGCAACCATTCATCAAGCCCCACCAATATAATTTCATCCGGAATCAAATTGAATTATTACTTCAACAATTAACGACCGTGAATGACCCTGATGTCCGTGATGCCGTTTTGTACAGCGCAACGACAAAAATCTTCGACATCATTCCCGTTCTGTCACCGGAACAAGAGGAACTTTTGATGACGATCCGGAATCAAGCTTCAGAACAGCAGCTGTTCACGTATCTCGATCAAATCGAACCGTTCGTCGAGCCATTTCCAGCGATTACAGTTGCCGAAATCCAGGCACTCTTTCCAAAAACAAAAAAACTCCATCTTCCGCCCCTCGATACGATTGATTTTTCAGCGACGACGTATTTGAGCTGGAATGATACGAGCAACAAAAGGAAATTTTTTGTTTATCCGCTCGATGGGACGTGGATTGGACTCGAGAGCAGTTATTTACCAAACATTCAGCATGGAATTTGTAGCCTCTGTAAAACAAACAATGAGGTCGCGCTCGTCTCGGTCCGAACAAATAAATCAGCTGATCATTATCGTGCTGTCGGGAACTACTTATGCATCGACAGCGACCAGTGTAACGCTTCCATCACAGCGATTTCTGATCTCGAAAAATTTTTAGCAAATGCTAAATAA
- a CDS encoding HAMP domain-containing sensor histidine kinase — protein MIKWIRRRIGRQLLAVFYVVLLLVSVTSFFVYDYMETRIESSRSNLETISEKNRRADTLWDNWQTVQFGLRGFVIFGDQERFDEIEALRTEIKSETDWFGRRAETDQEEEFSAQMLNLYDLYYGALFPLTQSYVTEKKANRINEDFLQGDSLFSLPIAQRLVEQGQIKPTADGSIDITPDIEKASSALEEYRDTLQQQQEAAVLKLRTEVANTQWIWISSIFVLISFILLFVHPFIRRVTKQLFRLIDDNQKLTRSEPIEIDEVAQQRPDEIGLLRASFNQMAMTTNAHKDEMQGKNEELQAQSEELLAQQEELQAQQEELEEAYQATKQNEEKLKLRSELTEALAVRETMEAYPSIIQKMIDITSSEYGALLLYEAGMYIGATTNGMKQTHLEALRTDDTSVLSRMLLGKQIVQSEKRVDRTADIPYSFSTHEVALPIYDPASGQLMAAVYLVRYKSPYKKQQLLDMRDFSQQMTLSLLRTRSYEEMKQEKKKTEQVLDSIREAIIYLEDGNDELYVNRPLFDLIPELQSEFTSDRTLSSGSYVIEVMRSVVDDRDVFDEYVTLIRSGIVPPDKFQFDVRNNTAHLEVYAERIDIEGGWKGVILVIRDITRETEADRLKTELVSTVSHELRTPLSSIYGFTELMLNREIDVMKQKKYLATIHDETGRLSNLVTDFLDVQRMQSGAQLYQKMTLDLYTVTKQVVEIYETSSVRHSIRLRLLNKELPPIHADEDRIKQLLSNLINNAIKYSPDGGEIDVVLDLDDENVIIHIIDEGIGIPHHAFAHLFDKFYRVDNSDTRRIGGTGLGLSICKEIVKEHDGTIHVESEEGEGSTFTILLPVSSVLPS, from the coding sequence ATGATCAAGTGGATTCGGAGACGAATCGGACGCCAGTTGTTAGCGGTGTTTTATGTAGTATTACTATTAGTATCGGTGACATCATTTTTTGTGTATGACTATATGGAGACACGAATCGAATCGTCCCGAAGTAATCTTGAGACGATTAGTGAAAAAAACAGACGGGCTGATACGCTTTGGGATAATTGGCAGACCGTCCAATTCGGGTTACGCGGATTCGTAATTTTTGGAGATCAAGAACGATTTGATGAAATCGAAGCTTTGCGGACTGAAATCAAAAGTGAGACGGATTGGTTTGGACGCAGAGCAGAAACAGACCAAGAAGAAGAATTCTCAGCGCAAATGTTGAACTTGTATGATTTATATTACGGGGCATTGTTCCCGCTGACGCAATCGTACGTAACGGAGAAAAAAGCAAATCGCATCAATGAAGATTTTTTACAAGGCGATAGTTTGTTTTCGTTACCAATCGCACAACGTCTTGTCGAGCAAGGCCAAATCAAACCGACGGCAGACGGGTCGATTGATATCACACCAGACATTGAAAAAGCATCATCAGCACTCGAGGAATACCGTGACACGTTGCAGCAACAACAAGAAGCAGCCGTTTTAAAATTACGGACGGAAGTTGCGAATACACAATGGATTTGGATTTCAAGTATTTTTGTTTTAATCAGTTTCATTCTCTTATTCGTTCATCCATTCATTCGTCGGGTAACAAAGCAGTTATTCCGCTTAATTGACGACAATCAAAAGTTAACACGGAGTGAACCGATTGAAATAGACGAAGTGGCACAACAACGTCCGGATGAAATCGGTCTACTCCGGGCCTCATTCAATCAAATGGCGATGACGACGAATGCCCATAAAGATGAGATGCAGGGGAAAAATGAAGAGTTGCAAGCGCAAAGTGAAGAATTGCTTGCACAACAAGAAGAATTGCAAGCGCAACAAGAAGAGTTAGAAGAAGCTTACCAAGCAACGAAACAAAATGAAGAAAAATTAAAGCTCAGAAGTGAATTGACGGAAGCCTTAGCTGTTCGAGAAACGATGGAAGCCTATCCATCCATCATCCAGAAAATGATTGATATCACGTCTTCGGAGTACGGAGCGCTTTTGCTTTATGAAGCAGGCATGTACATCGGGGCGACGACGAATGGGATGAAACAAACTCACCTGGAAGCCTTACGAACTGACGACACGTCTGTGTTAAGCCGGATGCTGTTAGGTAAACAGATTGTTCAATCTGAAAAACGTGTCGACCGCACAGCGGACATTCCGTACAGTTTTAGTACACACGAAGTGGCACTACCTATTTATGATCCGGCAAGTGGCCAGTTGATGGCAGCAGTTTATTTAGTCCGATACAAGTCGCCTTACAAAAAGCAACAGCTACTTGATATGCGCGATTTCTCCCAACAAATGACGCTCTCTCTGTTGCGGACACGTTCGTATGAAGAGATGAAACAAGAAAAGAAAAAGACGGAACAAGTCTTAGACTCGATTCGTGAGGCCATCATCTACCTAGAAGACGGAAATGACGAACTGTATGTCAACCGTCCACTGTTTGACCTGATTCCAGAATTACAATCGGAGTTCACGAGTGACCGGACCTTATCATCCGGGTCCTATGTGATTGAAGTGATGCGAAGTGTAGTAGACGATCGTGACGTATTTGATGAGTATGTCACTTTAATTCGCTCAGGCATCGTTCCCCCGGATAAGTTTCAGTTCGATGTGCGAAACAATACAGCACACCTTGAAGTGTATGCAGAGCGGATTGATATTGAAGGCGGATGGAAAGGTGTTATTCTTGTCATTCGTGATATTACCCGGGAAACAGAGGCGGATCGCCTGAAAACAGAACTCGTGTCAACGGTCTCCCATGAGTTACGGACACCGCTTTCATCCATTTATGGATTTACGGAGTTGATGTTGAATCGTGAAATCGATGTCATGAAGCAAAAAAAATATTTAGCAACGATTCATGACGAAACAGGTCGTTTATCGAACTTAGTGACAGACTTCTTAGACGTTCAACGGATGCAATCAGGAGCGCAGCTCTATCAAAAGATGACACTTGATTTGTATACTGTCACGAAACAAGTCGTCGAAATTTATGAGACGTCGAGTGTGCGCCACTCGATTCGACTACGCCTCTTAAATAAAGAATTGCCACCCATTCATGCTGACGAAGATCGCATTAAACAGCTCTTAAGTAATTTAATAAACAATGCAATCAAATATTCACCGGATGGTGGAGAAATTGACGTCGTTCTGGATTTGGATGATGAGAATGTCATCATTCATATTATTGACGAAGGGATCGGCATACCGCATCATGCGTTTGCTCATCTATTTGATAAATTTTATCGCGTAGACAATTCCGATACGCGTCGTATCGGTGGAACGGGGCTCGGATTATCAATCTGTAAAGAAATCGTCAAGGAACATGATGGAACGATCCACGTTGAATCTGAAGAAGGCGAAGGCAGTACATTTACGATTCTACTTCCAGTGTCTAGCGTACTTCCATCTTAA
- a CDS encoding general stress protein: MGKKQFIGTYENETELIRDIEDLHFKGYLEEDLYVVLQDKTDMAMLRGQSAAQLVTGKRTLFERFTGKPATEEEIRTAFTSLGLADDEIERHVVGVRHGAYVLFADREGAERPTPSPKSILETEPEGIEAERKLDHENRALENENNDKL; the protein is encoded by the coding sequence ATGGGGAAAAAACAATTTATCGGAACGTATGAAAATGAAACCGAATTGATTCGGGATATTGAAGATTTACATTTTAAAGGGTATCTTGAGGAAGATTTATATGTCGTCTTACAGGATAAAACCGATATGGCGATGTTGCGGGGACAGTCAGCAGCACAACTCGTCACGGGTAAACGGACATTGTTCGAGCGTTTTACTGGAAAGCCGGCGACAGAAGAGGAAATTCGAACAGCATTTACGTCACTTGGTCTAGCGGACGATGAAATCGAACGTCATGTCGTCGGTGTCCGGCATGGTGCTTACGTTTTGTTTGCGGATCGAGAAGGTGCGGAGCGACCGACACCGTCACCTAAAAGTATCTTGGAGACGGAGCCGGAAGGCATCGAAGCAGAACGGAAACTTGATCATGAAAACAGGGCATTGGAGAACGAAAACAACGATAAATTATGA
- a CDS encoding MBL fold metallo-hydrolase codes for MQQFNQLTDRVWYQTPVSETDRPILGLIVGAKRSLMIDAGNSSQHAALFLEEVERQGLKKPDLLALTHWHWDHIFGLKEMNVPSIATKRTVARIEQMLDYDWTDEALEARIGQGIEIPFCADAIKLEFGPTRDIAVQLPDIQFEGELVVDLGGVHCILREVENDHSPGSLLVYIPEERVLFLGDAMYADIFSAKWNYTVERMTLLLDAIAEYDAAYYVWSHGEAMPREVFEQEVAMLRQAMDVTERAGGKISEMRRLYKETVDRVLTTDEEETLVFFANGMKS; via the coding sequence ATGCAACAATTCAATCAATTGACGGACCGTGTGTGGTATCAAACACCGGTCAGTGAAACGGATCGACCGATTTTAGGGTTGATTGTCGGAGCAAAACGCAGTCTGATGATTGACGCAGGAAACTCGAGCCAGCATGCGGCACTGTTTTTAGAAGAAGTGGAGCGACAGGGCTTGAAAAAACCTGATTTACTGGCATTGACGCATTGGCACTGGGATCATATTTTTGGTTTGAAAGAAATGAACGTACCGTCCATCGCGACGAAGCGGACAGTCGCGCGAATTGAACAGATGCTTGATTATGATTGGACAGATGAAGCACTTGAAGCGCGGATTGGGCAGGGAATCGAGATTCCGTTTTGTGCCGATGCCATCAAGCTCGAGTTTGGTCCGACACGTGATATAGCAGTACAATTGCCAGATATTCAATTCGAGGGAGAACTTGTCGTCGACTTAGGGGGCGTACACTGTATATTACGAGAAGTTGAAAACGATCATTCACCCGGTAGTCTGCTCGTTTACATACCGGAAGAACGTGTCTTATTTTTAGGGGACGCGATGTATGCCGATATCTTTTCGGCGAAATGGAACTATACGGTCGAGCGAATGACGTTGCTACTCGATGCAATCGCGGAGTATGATGCGGCGTATTATGTCTGGTCGCATGGTGAGGCGATGCCCCGCGAAGTGTTCGAACAAGAAGTCGCGATGTTACGTCAGGCGATGGATGTGACGGAGCGAGCAGGTGGGAAGATTTCAGAGATGCGTCGGTTATACAAAGAAACGGTCGACCGTGTGTTAACGACGGACGAAGAAGAAACACTCGTCTTTTTTGCGAACGGGATGAAATCTTAA